In the Gymnodinialimonas sp. 202GB13-11 genome, one interval contains:
- a CDS encoding cupin domain-containing protein — MSQPISFDWAIAPETPDTFFSEYFEKKPMLIKRGQPGYFADLLSYAEIDRVVSTMGLNHPEINVTKSDGNITPADFAYETGQIDPVRVNQLFADGATVILSGLHERLPQLARYCRAVEAVMSARVQTNIYMTPPGNQGFNPHYDSHDVLVLQISGSKEWRIYGTPVELPLNDQGFERGMDVGEEVQRFVLEPGDTLYLPRGVAHDAVATDETSLHITTGLMFRTWADVLAEAVIAKAHREPAMRRALPPGFANHGADLGAYDDTFKELMNLLADAPAGKLLAGFREDFLTGRVPRVEGQMAQLAALDTLTIDSRVGGRPHLVYALHMETEEEQVRLSCQGAEIVMPDFASSAMEFCLTTPEFRLGDMGGELDDAGKLVLAKRLIREGLMQVL; from the coding sequence ATGAGCCAGCCAATTTCCTTCGACTGGGCCATCGCGCCCGAGACGCCAGACACTTTCTTTTCCGAGTATTTTGAGAAGAAGCCCATGCTCATCAAGCGAGGCCAACCAGGCTACTTCGCTGATCTGCTCAGCTACGCCGAGATTGACCGCGTCGTGTCGACGATGGGCCTCAACCATCCAGAGATCAATGTCACCAAATCGGACGGAAACATCACGCCTGCCGACTTCGCTTACGAGACGGGCCAGATCGACCCGGTCCGCGTGAACCAACTCTTCGCAGATGGCGCAACGGTCATCCTGTCTGGCCTGCACGAACGCCTACCACAACTCGCCCGCTATTGCCGCGCGGTGGAGGCGGTGATGTCCGCCCGCGTGCAAACAAACATCTACATGACGCCTCCGGGCAATCAGGGGTTCAACCCGCACTATGACAGCCACGATGTGCTGGTGCTGCAAATCTCGGGGTCCAAGGAATGGCGCATCTACGGCACGCCCGTTGAATTGCCCCTGAACGATCAGGGATTTGAGCGGGGCATGGACGTGGGTGAAGAGGTTCAGCGCTTCGTGCTGGAACCCGGCGATACGCTTTACCTCCCCCGTGGCGTGGCCCATGACGCGGTCGCCACCGATGAAACCTCGCTTCACATCACCACCGGTCTGATGTTCCGCACCTGGGCCGATGTGCTGGCAGAGGCGGTGATTGCCAAAGCCCACCGCGAACCCGCAATGCGCCGTGCGCTTCCGCCCGGTTTTGCAAACCATGGCGCGGATCTCGGAGCCTATGACGACACATTCAAGGAACTCATGAACCTTCTCGCCGATGCGCCTGCAGGCAAGCTTCTGGCAGGCTTCCGCGAGGATTTCCTGACGGGCCGTGTTCCGCGGGTCGAAGGGCAGATGGCGCAGCTTGCAGCGCTCGATACGCTCACGATCGACAGCCGCGTGGGCGGTCGCCCGCATCTGGTCTATGCCCTCCACATGGAGACCGAGGAAGAGCAAGTGCGCCTATCTTGTCAGGGGGCGGAGATTGTCATGCCCGATTTCGCTTCCTCCGCGATGGAGTTCTGCCTGACCACGCCCGAATTCCGCCTCGGCGATATGGGTGGCGAACTGGACGATGCGGGCAAGCTGGTATTGGCGAAGCGACTGATCCGCGAAGGGCTCATGCAGGTTCTTTGA
- a CDS encoding M10 family metallopeptidase C-terminal domain-containing protein — MCTICAAFRPQDKECTYAALMADDIALGVEPLPFTAIPSGYSGPILFSQSDGSGVEKANIDAANGPATAYFMGTNDTFDGTISFAGDRDWVAIDLTAGQHYSFSVTGRTGDPLDDSFLRLRDSDGTVIAINDDGGADYNALLNFQAQETATFFIDVGAFISSSSNSEWMTGGYRLSTDVLNPSKSIVNHDALANYLTDGFWQDRGGVGHSFNTSSSNVITVDIDALNASGQKLALWALQGFEMVIDVTFDVVTSGANITFDDEQNGAFATYNSAWNNPSVTTSAFINIHKSWIATGQNDINDYGFQTYIHEIGHALGLGHQGNYNGSASYGLNNVGASNTNTFLNDSWLASVMSYFDQNENPYTGSTNSAVVSPMLVDLIALENLYGAADAASSPTAGNTIFGAGHTLGNAFAGSDLNTNGSYLAAMFDYLETGTNPGGMFDNSAIAFTINDVGGTDLIDFSFDPSDQFVSLEAETLSTVLNPYGAGHNDNMWIARGTVIENYTAGTGNDSVDGNGMANQIIGNDGADTLNGAAGNDTLMGGEGGDLLDGGSDRDLLNGNAGNDTLTGGAGADTLVGGTGADVLLGGLSTDILIGEDGADSMDGGAEDDTYYVTTGDVVTDSGSNGYDLAQIVVATGQNLQMSGWSGVERVEGFTGNDTINATGQQDQLLIWGHNGNDAITGGNGSDVLLGGIGNDVISGGSGNDTILGEAGNDTMSGGAGLDVFYIDGGGDSISDGGSGYDVATINNASGVSLAIGGWASVERVEGFVGNDTIDATGANDTRLIWGNAGNDQITGGAGDDILLGGTGNDILNGGAGADTIQGGTGNDTFNGGDGHDLFFIGESGDAVSDGGDGYDTAILNTASGLNIAIGTWSGVERVEGFIGNDTIDAAGGTIGFVITGGTGDDRIIGGAGNDTVYADGDDDDVFGGAGDDALIGDAGNDTLQGGQGKDFLFGGAGADEFRFDDGWGEDVIADFTHGADVMDLSQVNGLARIEDLSITSDSSHTYINLVSGGGDLITLANFNGVLTESDFNFV, encoded by the coding sequence ATGTGTACGATCTGCGCCGCGTTTCGCCCGCAAGACAAGGAATGCACCTACGCCGCGCTCATGGCCGATGACATCGCCCTAGGGGTGGAGCCTTTGCCCTTCACGGCCATACCCAGCGGTTACAGCGGCCCTATCCTATTTTCGCAAAGCGATGGATCAGGCGTTGAAAAGGCCAATATCGACGCGGCCAACGGCCCGGCCACGGCCTATTTCATGGGCACCAATGACACGTTCGATGGCACGATTTCCTTTGCCGGTGATCGCGATTGGGTCGCCATCGACCTGACGGCGGGCCAGCACTATTCCTTTTCCGTCACCGGGCGCACGGGCGATCCACTCGATGACAGCTTCCTGCGCCTGCGTGACAGCGACGGGACAGTCATCGCGATCAACGATGATGGTGGAGCGGACTACAACGCGCTTCTCAATTTCCAGGCGCAGGAAACTGCCACCTTTTTCATTGATGTCGGTGCGTTCATCAGCTCCTCCAGCAACAGCGAATGGATGACAGGCGGTTATCGCTTGAGCACGGATGTGCTGAACCCCTCCAAATCCATCGTCAACCACGATGCGCTGGCCAACTACCTGACCGATGGCTTCTGGCAGGATCGCGGCGGCGTCGGCCATTCGTTCAACACCAGCTCCAGCAATGTCATCACCGTCGACATCGACGCACTGAACGCGTCCGGCCAGAAACTCGCACTCTGGGCTTTGCAAGGCTTCGAGATGGTGATCGACGTCACCTTCGATGTCGTCACCTCCGGCGCGAACATCACCTTCGATGATGAACAGAACGGCGCTTTCGCCACGTACAATTCCGCTTGGAACAACCCCAGCGTCACCACCTCGGCCTTCATCAACATCCACAAAAGCTGGATCGCGACCGGGCAGAACGACATCAACGATTACGGGTTTCAGACCTACATTCACGAAATCGGCCATGCCCTCGGCCTGGGCCATCAAGGCAACTACAACGGCTCCGCCAGCTACGGCCTGAACAATGTTGGCGCCAGCAACACCAACACGTTCCTAAACGATAGCTGGCTCGCCTCCGTCATGTCGTACTTCGACCAGAACGAAAATCCGTATACCGGCTCGACCAATTCCGCCGTCGTGTCCCCGATGCTGGTCGACCTCATAGCGCTCGAAAATCTCTACGGGGCCGCCGACGCCGCAAGCAGCCCGACCGCCGGGAATACGATCTTTGGCGCAGGTCACACCTTGGGCAATGCCTTCGCCGGGTCCGACCTCAACACCAATGGCAGCTACCTTGCTGCCATGTTCGACTATCTTGAGACCGGGACAAACCCCGGCGGCATGTTCGACAATTCCGCCATTGCCTTCACCATCAACGATGTTGGCGGCACCGACCTGATCGACTTTTCCTTCGACCCGTCCGACCAGTTCGTCTCACTTGAGGCTGAGACGCTTTCAACCGTCCTCAACCCCTACGGCGCGGGCCATAACGACAATATGTGGATCGCGCGCGGCACGGTGATTGAGAATTACACCGCCGGCACTGGCAACGACTCCGTCGACGGCAATGGCATGGCAAACCAGATCATCGGCAATGACGGGGCCGATACCCTGAACGGCGCGGCGGGCAATGACACGCTGATGGGTGGTGAAGGTGGTGATCTGCTTGATGGCGGATCGGACCGTGACCTGCTCAACGGCAACGCTGGCAATGACACTCTCACAGGCGGAGCCGGGGCTGATACCTTGGTCGGCGGCACTGGTGCAGATGTGCTTTTGGGCGGCCTCAGCACCGACATCCTGATCGGCGAAGACGGGGCAGACAGCATGGATGGCGGGGCCGAGGATGACACCTACTACGTCACCACCGGCGACGTCGTGACCGACAGCGGCAGCAACGGATATGACCTGGCCCAGATCGTTGTGGCGACCGGTCAAAACCTGCAAATGTCAGGCTGGTCCGGGGTGGAACGGGTCGAAGGCTTCACCGGCAATGACACGATCAATGCCACCGGTCAGCAGGATCAACTCCTGATCTGGGGCCACAACGGAAACGACGCCATCACTGGCGGCAATGGCAGCGATGTCCTGCTTGGCGGCATTGGCAACGATGTGATCTCGGGCGGCTCCGGGAACGACACCATTCTGGGCGAGGCCGGAAATGACACCATGTCCGGCGGCGCAGGTCTCGACGTTTTCTACATCGACGGCGGGGGCGACAGCATCTCGGATGGTGGCAGCGGCTATGACGTGGCCACGATCAACAACGCGTCCGGCGTATCGCTTGCCATCGGCGGTTGGGCTTCGGTCGAACGGGTAGAAGGCTTCGTCGGCAATGACACCATCGACGCGACCGGTGCCAATGACACACGGCTGATTTGGGGTAATGCCGGGAATGACCAGATCACGGGTGGCGCGGGTGATGACATTCTGCTTGGCGGCACCGGCAATGACATCCTGAACGGCGGGGCCGGCGCCGACACGATTCAGGGCGGAACCGGCAATGACACCTTCAACGGCGGCGATGGCCATGACCTGTTCTTCATCGGTGAAAGCGGCGATGCTGTCAGCGACGGTGGCGACGGCTACGACACCGCCATCCTCAACACCGCAAGCGGCTTGAACATCGCCATTGGCACCTGGTCCGGGGTCGAGCGGGTCGAAGGGTTCATTGGCAATGACACGATTGATGCCGCCGGGGGCACCATTGGATTTGTGATTACTGGCGGCACAGGCGATGACCGGATCATCGGCGGGGCGGGAAACGATACGGTTTACGCGGACGGCGATGACGATGACGTTTTCGGCGGCGCGGGTGACGATGCCCTGATCGGCGATGCGGGCAATGACACACTTCAAGGCGGACAGGGAAAGGACTTCCTGTTTGGCGGGGCTGGCGCGGATGAGTTCAGGTTCGATGATGGCTGGGGCGAAGATGTCATCGCCGATTTCACCCATGGCGCTGACGTGATGGACCTGTCGCAAGTCAATGGCCTCGCCCGCATCGAAGACCTTTCGATCACCTCCGACAGCAGCCACACCTACATCAACCTCGTGTCCGGCGGCGGGGACCTGATAACTTTGGCCAACTTTAACGGAGTTTTGACCGAATCCGATTTTAACTTCGTCTGA
- a CDS encoding alpha/beta hydrolase yields the protein MSDAPYPGLAPDLWDLVADMAADPNPVPEHERPLETLRAAVARMEATLPPLPQSIKTCDWTISCNGRDVPLRSYTSPKRAKGTMLYFHGGGWVLGSLKGHDLVCADLALETGLTIVSIDYALSPEHPYPAALKEGLAAIAHLAEQGPLWLGGDSAGANLALGCALHLRDHNAPVPDGLFLIYPATDRTCASPSHTHHARAPYLSTKVMHRCWHEYLGATADAPYADIAHSNLQGLPQSVILTAELDPLVDEGDALARAIAGHATVWHEQAKGLIHGFLRFRATSPTSDAAFRRAARALADRLT from the coding sequence GTGAGCGACGCGCCCTATCCGGGCCTCGCGCCCGACCTTTGGGATTTGGTGGCCGACATGGCTGCCGATCCCAACCCCGTGCCGGAGCATGAGCGGCCTCTGGAAACCCTGCGCGCTGCGGTCGCCCGGATGGAGGCGACCTTGCCGCCCCTTCCCCAATCGATCAAAACCTGCGACTGGACCATATCCTGCAACGGGCGCGACGTGCCCCTGCGCAGCTATACCAGCCCCAAACGTGCCAAAGGCACGATGCTCTACTTCCACGGCGGCGGGTGGGTGCTCGGCTCACTCAAGGGCCACGATCTTGTCTGCGCCGACCTTGCACTGGAAACCGGCCTCACCATCGTCAGCATCGACTACGCCCTTTCCCCAGAACATCCCTATCCGGCTGCGTTGAAAGAAGGTCTCGCCGCCATTGCGCATCTGGCCGAACAAGGCCCGCTCTGGCTCGGCGGCGACAGCGCCGGGGCCAACCTCGCCCTCGGCTGCGCGCTGCACCTGCGTGATCACAACGCCCCTGTGCCGGACGGCCTGTTTCTGATCTACCCCGCAACGGACCGGACTTGTGCTTCCCCGTCCCACACCCACCACGCGAGGGCGCCCTATCTCTCCACCAAAGTCATGCACCGCTGCTGGCACGAATATCTCGGAGCCACGGCAGATGCGCCTTACGCCGACATTGCCCACAGCAACCTGCAAGGCCTCCCTCAGTCCGTGATCCTAACCGCTGAGCTCGATCCATTGGTGGATGAAGGCGATGCTCTCGCCAGAGCCATCGCCGGTCACGCCACCGTCTGGCACGAACAAGCAAAGGGTCTGATCCACGGCTTCCTGCGCTTCCGTGCCACATCACCAACCTCAGACGCCGCCTTCCGCCGCGCCGCGCGCGCGCTCGCCGACCGCCTCACCTGA
- a CDS encoding S41 family peptidase: MKKLMMAAVGGIAGGVLVSTQIAGPLLAQEAANNTSVYEQLDLFGDIFERIRENYVEEVDEEELIEAAINGMLISLDPHSSYISASDFEDMQVQTRGEFGGLGIEVTQEDGFVRVITPMDGTPAMEAGVEAGDYITHVDSEALLGLTLEEAVDLMRGPVGSDIVITVVREGADEPFDITITRDRIQLTAVRARLEGNTAVLRVSTFSDQTFPNLRDGLEGLIEEVGGLENMNGVVLDLRNNPGGLLSQAIRVSDAFLEQGEIVSTRGREPQDGERYNATPGDMINGLPMVVLINGGSASASEIVAGALQDHRRAVVVGTQSFGKGSVQSVMPLAGDGAMRLTTSLYYTPSGRSIQALGVAPDIIVEQRDPIEVEEDEDRPDRSEAGLRGAIENSSLTEDELNLLEEERAAAEATATLRNEDYQLAYAIDILTGLNALGPN, translated from the coding sequence ATGAAGAAGCTGATGATGGCCGCCGTGGGCGGAATTGCGGGTGGTGTGCTGGTCAGCACCCAGATCGCTGGACCCCTGCTGGCGCAGGAAGCGGCCAACAATACCTCTGTCTACGAGCAGCTGGACCTGTTCGGTGATATCTTTGAGCGCATCCGCGAGAACTACGTGGAAGAGGTTGATGAGGAAGAGCTGATTGAGGCGGCCATTAATGGGATGCTCATCTCGCTCGACCCGCATTCCAGCTATATCTCGGCCAGCGACTTCGAGGACATGCAGGTACAGACCCGCGGCGAGTTCGGCGGGCTTGGCATCGAAGTGACGCAGGAAGATGGCTTTGTGCGCGTGATTACGCCGATGGATGGCACGCCCGCGATGGAAGCCGGTGTCGAGGCAGGCGACTACATCACCCATGTCGACAGCGAGGCGCTGTTGGGCCTGACGCTGGAAGAGGCGGTGGACCTGATGCGCGGCCCGGTGGGTAGCGATATCGTTATTACCGTGGTCCGCGAAGGCGCGGATGAGCCGTTCGACATCACCATCACCCGCGACCGGATCCAGTTGACAGCGGTGCGTGCGCGGCTTGAGGGCAATACGGCTGTGCTGCGCGTGTCGACCTTCAGCGACCAGACCTTCCCCAACCTGCGTGACGGGCTTGAGGGCCTGATCGAAGAGGTCGGCGGTCTGGAGAATATGAACGGCGTCGTTCTTGACCTTCGCAACAATCCCGGCGGCTTGCTGAGCCAGGCGATCCGTGTGTCGGATGCGTTCCTTGAGCAGGGTGAAATCGTCTCTACCCGTGGGCGGGAGCCGCAGGATGGAGAGCGCTACAACGCCACGCCCGGTGACATGATCAACGGCCTTCCGATGGTGGTGTTGATCAACGGTGGCTCCGCCTCTGCCTCGGAAATCGTGGCGGGTGCTTTGCAGGACCATCGCCGTGCGGTTGTCGTCGGTACGCAGAGCTTTGGCAAAGGCTCCGTCCAGTCGGTGATGCCGCTGGCCGGTGATGGCGCGATGCGGTTGACCACGTCGCTCTACTACACGCCATCGGGCCGTTCGATTCAGGCGCTTGGCGTGGCCCCGGACATCATCGTCGAACAGCGTGATCCGATTGAAGTTGAGGAGGATGAAGATCGTCCGGACCGCAGCGAGGCCGGTTTGCGTGGAGCGATCGAGAACTCCTCGTTGACGGAGGATGAGTTGAACCTTCTGGAAGAAGAGCGTGCGGCGGCAGAGGCCACGGCGACCCTTCGGAATGAGGATTATCAGCTGGCCTACGCCATCGACATTCTGACCGGCCTGAACGCTCTGGGGCCGAATTGA
- a CDS encoding RNA pyrophosphohydrolase, producing MTPEEAAKLPYRPCVGVVLTNAQGLIFAGQRADMETPAWQMPQGGVDEGETPLEAAYRELEEETGVGRGHVSLVCETADWLYYDLPLDVIPNRWNGRFRGQKQKWAQFRLDATDDVIDLNYKDVEFSAWRWMSAPDILNAIVAFKRDIYAAVFEEFGL from the coding sequence TTGACCCCAGAGGAGGCTGCAAAGCTACCGTATCGCCCTTGCGTGGGGGTCGTTCTGACCAACGCGCAGGGGCTTATTTTTGCGGGGCAGCGGGCGGATATGGAGACGCCAGCCTGGCAGATGCCACAGGGTGGCGTGGATGAAGGTGAGACGCCGTTGGAGGCGGCTTATCGCGAGTTGGAAGAGGAAACGGGCGTTGGGCGCGGGCATGTGAGCCTTGTGTGCGAGACCGCGGATTGGCTGTATTACGATTTGCCGCTGGATGTGATCCCGAACCGTTGGAACGGGCGCTTTCGCGGGCAAAAGCAGAAGTGGGCGCAGTTCCGTCTGGATGCGACTGACGACGTGATTGACCTGAATTACAAGGATGTCGAGTTCAGCGCATGGCGCTGGATGAGCGCGCCAGACATCCTGAACGCGATTGTTGCCTTCAAACGTGATATATACGCGGCGGTGTTCGAGGAGTTTGGCCTGTGA
- the gpmI gene encoding 2,3-bisphosphoglycerate-independent phosphoglycerate mutase — protein sequence MADAPKPVVLCILDGWGIGQTEADNAPLLAKTPTMDRLIAECPNATLLTHGRDVGLPDGQMGNSEVGHTNIGAGRVVKMDLVEINDAIAEGTFATRPALLDFIEALKGSGGTAHLMGLVSDGGVHSQLTHLEAAVEVIANAGVPVVVHAITDGRDVAPKSAEAFVEGLMARLPDGARIGTVLGRYFAMDRDNRWDRVQKAYGAMVLGGGDAYGDPLEAVRAAYDADKTDEFIPPSVIGDYPGMQDGDGIFMLNYRADRAREILAAIGDPDFDAFDVFGRPELAAKLGMVDYSKAHDEFMTTVFPKQEIVNTLGEWVAKQGLRQFRLAETEKYPHVTFFLNGGVEVPEEGEDRSMPKSPDVATYDMQPEMSAGQVTEQFVDAIRDGYELIVVNYANPDMVGHTGDLDAAIAACEAVDDGLGQAVAALEEVGGAMIVCADHGNCETMVDPETGGPHTAHTTNLVPVVMVGGPDGSSLRDGRLADLAPSLLQLMGLEKPEEMTGESLIA from the coding sequence ATGGCAGACGCTCCAAAACCGGTGGTTTTGTGCATTCTGGATGGCTGGGGGATTGGCCAGACAGAGGCCGATAATGCGCCGCTTTTGGCGAAGACGCCGACGATGGATCGTCTGATCGCCGAGTGCCCGAATGCCACGCTGTTGACCCATGGGCGCGATGTTGGGCTGCCGGATGGACAGATGGGCAATTCCGAGGTTGGGCACACCAATATAGGCGCGGGCCGGGTCGTGAAGATGGACTTGGTTGAAATCAACGACGCCATCGCGGAGGGGACGTTTGCGACGCGCCCTGCGCTGTTGGATTTCATCGAGGCGCTGAAGGGTTCAGGCGGGACGGCGCATCTGATGGGGCTGGTCAGCGATGGCGGTGTGCATTCGCAGCTGACGCATTTGGAAGCCGCCGTTGAGGTGATCGCAAATGCGGGCGTGCCGGTTGTGGTCCATGCGATCACGGATGGGCGCGATGTGGCGCCGAAATCAGCGGAGGCTTTCGTTGAGGGGCTGATGGCACGGCTGCCGGATGGTGCGCGGATCGGAACCGTTCTGGGCCGTTACTTCGCGATGGACCGCGACAACCGCTGGGACCGGGTGCAGAAAGCTTACGGTGCGATGGTTCTGGGCGGCGGCGATGCCTATGGCGATCCGCTAGAGGCTGTGCGCGCGGCTTATGACGCGGACAAGACTGACGAATTCATCCCGCCGAGCGTCATTGGGGATTATCCGGGCATGCAGGACGGCGACGGTATCTTCATGCTGAACTACCGGGCGGACCGGGCGCGGGAAATCCTTGCGGCGATTGGCGATCCTGACTTTGACGCGTTCGACGTGTTCGGGCGGCCTGAGCTGGCGGCAAAGCTGGGGATGGTCGACTACTCAAAGGCACACGACGAATTCATGACGACCGTGTTTCCGAAGCAGGAGATCGTGAACACTCTGGGGGAATGGGTGGCCAAGCAAGGCTTGCGGCAGTTCCGTCTGGCCGAGACAGAGAAGTATCCGCATGTGACGTTCTTCCTGAACGGCGGTGTTGAGGTGCCGGAAGAGGGCGAGGATCGCTCCATGCCGAAATCGCCTGACGTGGCCACATACGATATGCAGCCCGAGATGAGTGCGGGGCAGGTGACGGAGCAATTCGTGGATGCGATCCGCGACGGCTATGAGCTGATCGTCGTAAATTATGCGAACCCGGACATGGTCGGGCATACCGGAGATCTGGATGCTGCGATTGCGGCTTGTGAGGCGGTGGACGACGGCCTTGGGCAAGCGGTTGCTGCGCTGGAGGAGGTCGGCGGCGCGATGATCGTCTGTGCCGATCACGGCAATTGCGAGACTATGGTGGATCCCGAGACGGGTGGGCCACACACCGCGCATACGACGAATTTGGTGCCGGTGGTGATGGTCGGCGGGCCGGACGGGTCCAGCCTGCGCGACGGGCGGCTGGCTGATCTTGCGCCTTCGCTGTTGCAGTTGATGGGGCTGGAGAAACCGGAAGAGATGACTGGGGAGAGCCTGATCGCATGA
- a CDS encoding murein hydrolase activator EnvC: MVRALLLGLAGLLTAVPIGAQTDPSMTAREATRMLEDAASALREADGARDRVEALTETVRAYEHGLDALRAGIREAALREQTIVLVFEAERERLAQLLGVLQRIEEAPAPATLLHPEGPLGTARLGMIVADVTPAVAREAVALREQLEELAVLRALQDGAIAELERAVQGVQEARTELSQAIADRVDLPERFDLDGAAMAQLAGSIDSLSSFASLLGESTAETTADLPDFESARGDLALPVLGALLRRFDEADAAGIARPGVLYAVEPRALLTAPWPASIRYAGPLLDYGNVIILEPDADYLLILAGAGDLFVSAGELVPGGAPLGLMPGQTGEDETDLIVSEAQGGGAGLTETLYMELRQGGSPVNPLDWFTAN, encoded by the coding sequence ATGGTGCGCGCGCTCCTCCTCGGCCTTGCAGGTCTTCTCACAGCGGTGCCGATTGGCGCTCAGACTGACCCGTCGATGACCGCGCGCGAAGCCACGCGGATGCTGGAGGATGCGGCAAGCGCCTTGCGCGAGGCCGATGGCGCGCGGGACCGTGTGGAGGCACTGACCGAGACCGTGCGCGCCTATGAGCATGGGCTGGACGCCCTGCGCGCGGGTATCCGTGAGGCGGCTTTGCGCGAGCAGACCATAGTTTTGGTGTTTGAAGCGGAGCGGGAGCGTTTGGCGCAGCTATTGGGTGTTTTGCAACGGATCGAGGAAGCGCCTGCACCTGCGACGCTGCTGCATCCGGAAGGGCCGCTTGGCACGGCGCGGTTGGGCATGATCGTGGCCGATGTAACCCCTGCCGTGGCGCGGGAAGCGGTGGCCTTGCGCGAGCAGTTGGAGGAACTCGCCGTTTTACGCGCTTTGCAGGACGGCGCCATCGCTGAGCTTGAACGCGCCGTGCAAGGCGTGCAGGAAGCGCGCACGGAGTTGAGCCAAGCGATTGCAGACCGGGTCGACTTGCCCGAGCGGTTTGACCTGGATGGGGCCGCTATGGCGCAATTGGCGGGCAGCATCGACAGCCTGTCGAGTTTCGCATCGCTGCTGGGCGAAAGCACCGCAGAGACAACGGCGGACCTGCCTGATTTCGAAAGCGCGCGAGGCGATCTGGCCCTTCCCGTGCTTGGTGCGCTTCTGCGCCGCTTTGATGAGGCAGACGCTGCTGGTATCGCCCGTCCCGGAGTTCTCTACGCCGTGGAGCCGCGCGCGCTGTTGACGGCGCCCTGGCCCGCGTCGATCCGATATGCCGGTCCACTGCTGGATTACGGAAATGTCATTATCCTGGAGCCCGACGCGGACTATCTTCTTATCCTGGCGGGTGCAGGTGATTTGTTTGTGTCCGCCGGTGAACTGGTGCCCGGTGGGGCGCCATTGGGCCTGATGCCGGGCCAAACTGGTGAGGATGAGACGGATTTGATCGTGTCCGAGGCGCAAGGCGGTGGCGCCGGGCTGACGGAAACGCTTTATATGGAACTGAGACAGGGCGGGAGCCCGGTGAATCCGCTGGACTGGTTCACCGCGAACTGA